Proteins encoded in a region of the Wolbachia endosymbiont (group A) of Anomoia purmunda genome:
- the eno gene encoding phosphopyruvate hydratase, giving the protein MNKIINNVFAREILDSRGYPTVEVEIGLCDGAVGRASVPSGASTGKLEALELRDQDEKRYCGKGVLKAVQVVNGMITDKIIGMNAADQNAIDKALIELDGTQNKSKLGANATLGVSLAVAKAAANSFKMPLYRYLGREQTSVMPVLLINIINGGVHADNKLDFQEFMILPVGAETFSEAIRISAEVFHNLRSILKKKGYSTNVGDEGGFAPNIESTEEALDLIIYAIESAGYSTKCDFALGLDVASSTFYEDGIYKFESKGLTSEELTEYYCNLVEKYPIISIEDAMSEEDYEGWKLLTAKLGSKIQLVGDDLFVTNCELIRKGIEEKMANAVLIKPNQIGTLTETFAAIEMAKSNGYKAVISHRSGETEDTTISHIAVASNCGQIKTGSLSRSDRLAKYNELIRIESALGKDAKYYRGLAWVL; this is encoded by the coding sequence ATGAATAAGATAATCAATAACGTATTTGCAAGAGAAATTTTAGATAGCAGGGGTTACCCAACCGTTGAGGTAGAGATTGGGCTCTGTGATGGAGCAGTAGGCAGAGCATCTGTACCTTCTGGAGCTTCAACCGGTAAACTGGAAGCCTTGGAACTCAGAGACCAAGATGAGAAAAGGTATTGTGGTAAGGGAGTGCTGAAAGCTGTTCAAGTTGTAAATGGAATGATAACAGATAAAATCATTGGAATGAATGCAGCGGACCAAAATGCAATTGATAAAGCATTAATTGAACTGGATGGAACACAAAACAAATCAAAACTTGGAGCAAATGCAACTTTGGGTGTGTCTCTTGCGGTTGCAAAAGCAGCAGCAAACAGTTTCAAAATGCCGCTATATAGATATTTGGGAAGAGAGCAGACGAGTGTTATGCCGGTTCTACTCATTAACATAATTAATGGTGGAGTACATGCAGACAATAAGCTCGATTTCCAAGAATTCATGATTCTTCCGGTCGGTGCTGAGACTTTCAGTGAAGCAATTAGAATATCTGCGGAGGTGTTTCATAACTTACGTAGCATTCTTAAGAAAAAAGGTTATAGCACAAATGTAGGGGATGAAGGTGGTTTTGCACCAAATATTGAAAGTACTGAAGAAGCACTTGATTTGATCATATACGCTATAGAATCAGCAGGTTATTCAACAAAATGTGATTTTGCACTAGGCCTTGATGTTGCTTCATCTACTTTTTATGAAGATGGAATTTACAAATTTGAAAGTAAGGGGCTTACTTCAGAAGAGTTGACCGAATATTATTGTAATCTTGTGGAAAAATATCCAATAATTTCTATAGAAGATGCAATGAGTGAGGAGGATTACGAAGGTTGGAAATTACTTACTGCAAAATTGGGGAGTAAAATTCAATTGGTTGGGGATGATTTGTTTGTTACAAATTGTGAACTAATACGTAAAGGAATAGAGGAAAAAATGGCAAACGCTGTACTGATCAAGCCAAACCAGATAGGGACGTTAACAGAAACTTTTGCTGCTATTGAAATGGCAAAATCAAATGGCTATAAAGCTGTTATTTCTCACCGCTCAGGTGAAACAGAAGACACAACAATATCCCACATAGCAGTTGCATCAAATTGTGGGCAAATAAAAACCGGGTCGCTATCGCGTTCTGATAGACTCGCGAAGTATAACGAGCTAATCAGAATAGAAAGCGCATTAGGAAAGGATGCTAAATATTATCGTGGGTTAGCATGGGTTTTATAG
- a CDS encoding IS4 family transposase, translated as MDRIACLSKDLNEFFNEKADEISIAVGFIKRKRKLNGSSFIKAMVFGNIGVGDCSIETMCQLLNGDSIEITKQGLDFRFTEEAVEFMKRMYNESLVLFKNSLQVDCRILKQFRSIKLLDSSYISLPSSMEDMYKGYGSSYRDCESNTKSGIKLQLVFDYLNQALDKLNLIEGIRSDQGYRDYLNGLSANDLLIFDLCYFVPSSFKQIDEAGAYFVSRYKSDTNIYDIETNQKIELLECLEGQSLLEMEVLLGKEVKIKVRIICQKLTEEQSIIRRRRANKLAKSHGYTSSQKNQKLLDWSIFITNVPESKISAEQVLTVYRVRWQIELLFKLYKSHIRLDELKGKPYRVLCELYAKLCAILIFHGIVGCIKLKENTELSLTKAFIELKRRIRELFLALSSKINNLRIFLKKLTTDWSQFSVKDRYRKTRVSTLSSLNFLTLAS; from the coding sequence ATGGACAGAATAGCTTGCTTATCAAAAGACCTCAATGAATTCTTTAATGAAAAAGCAGACGAAATATCAATTGCAGTAGGTTTTATAAAAAGAAAGAGAAAACTTAATGGCTCATCATTCATAAAAGCTATGGTTTTTGGTAACATAGGAGTTGGTGATTGTAGCATAGAAACAATGTGCCAATTGCTAAATGGAGACTCGATAGAAATTACAAAACAGGGTTTGGATTTTAGATTTACTGAAGAAGCAGTGGAATTTATGAAAAGAATGTATAATGAATCTTTAGTTTTATTTAAAAACAGCTTACAGGTTGATTGCAGAATTTTGAAGCAATTTAGAAGCATTAAGCTATTGGATAGTAGCTATATTAGCCTGCCCAGTAGCATGGAAGATATGTACAAAGGATATGGGAGTAGCTATAGAGATTGTGAGAGTAATACCAAATCAGGAATAAAGCTGCAGTTAGTCTTTGATTACCTGAACCAAGCGCTAGATAAGTTAAATTTAATAGAAGGAATAAGGTCGGATCAAGGTTATAGGGATTATCTGAACGGTTTATCAGCCAATGATTTGCTAATATTTGATTTGTGCTACTTTGTGCCTAGTTCTTTTAAACAGATTGATGAAGCAGGTGCATATTTTGTTAGTCGTTATAAGTCTGATACCAATATATATGATATAGAAACAAATCAAAAAATAGAGTTGTTGGAATGTTTAGAAGGTCAATCCCTTCTAGAGATGGAAGTGCTATTAGGAAAAGAAGTAAAAATTAAAGTGAGAATTATATGTCAAAAATTAACTGAAGAACAGTCTATAATTAGAAGAAGAAGGGCTAATAAGTTAGCAAAATCACATGGATATACATCTTCTCAAAAGAATCAAAAATTGCTGGATTGGTCGATATTCATAACTAACGTTCCAGAGAGTAAAATCAGCGCTGAACAAGTATTAACAGTTTACAGGGTAAGATGGCAGATTGAATTATTATTTAAATTGTATAAGAGTCACATCAGGCTTGACGAACTTAAAGGAAAACCATACAGAGTATTATGTGAACTATACGCTAAATTGTGCGCAATTCTTATATTTCATGGAATAGTTGGTTGTATAAAACTGAAAGAGAATACAGAGCTGAGTTTAACAAAGGCATTCATTGAATTAAAAAGAAGGATTAGGGAGTTGTTTTTAGCGTTAAGCAGTAAAATTAATAATTTGAGAATTTTCCTGAAAAAACTTACCACAGACTGGTCACAATTTTCTGTGAAAGATAGATATAGAAAAACTAGAGTATCCACCTTAAGTTCATTGAATTTTCTTACCCTTGCTTCTTAA
- a CDS encoding septal ring lytic transglycosylase RlpA family protein has translation MIKNLAFLCLIFVLMSSCSVSNRFNCTAGHYKIGSSYTINGITYYPKNCKHYEEIGIASWYGIEDHGTLTANGEVFNRHLISAAHRTLPLPCFVLVTNLENGRKLVTRVNDRGPFIEGRIIDLSEKAAQVLGFHKSGLAKVKVQYLRKMSEQLIQNTPHYRKQYEKEMQKRHPKQDSAESKGYVAFFKNAQAAKSAASKLRNQGIKNVRLLFKNDQYCVKVSDR, from the coding sequence ATGATAAAAAACCTAGCCTTCCTATGTCTAATATTCGTTTTGATGAGTAGCTGCAGTGTTAGCAACAGGTTTAATTGCACTGCAGGTCATTATAAAATTGGCAGCAGCTACACAATAAATGGTATAACTTATTATCCAAAAAACTGTAAACACTATGAAGAGATAGGGATAGCGTCGTGGTATGGAATAGAAGATCATGGCACGCTTACAGCAAATGGTGAAGTGTTTAACCGTCACTTGATCTCTGCAGCGCATAGGACTTTGCCCCTACCCTGCTTTGTTCTTGTCACTAATTTAGAAAATGGAAGAAAGCTTGTTACAAGGGTTAACGATAGAGGGCCTTTTATTGAAGGCAGAATAATAGACTTATCAGAAAAAGCAGCTCAAGTCTTAGGATTTCATAAATCTGGGCTTGCAAAAGTAAAAGTCCAATACCTAAGAAAGATGTCAGAACAATTGATACAAAATACTCCTCATTACCGAAAGCAATATGAAAAAGAAATGCAGAAACGTCACCCGAAACAAGACAGTGCAGAAAGTAAGGGATATGTTGCATTTTTTAAAAATGCTCAGGCTGCTAAATCAGCTGCATCAAAGCTTCGCAATCAAGGAATAAAAAATGTTAGATTGCTTTTTAAGAACGATCAATATTGCGTGAAAGTGAGTGATAGGTAG
- a CDS encoding ferredoxin family 2Fe-2S iron-sulfur cluster binding protein, which translates to MPSVTFILPDGSKKSYEAAEGETLLNLAHRSDPDLLEGACEGSLACSTCHVIIDPEFYDAVETHNPISDEENDMLDLAFGLTETSRLGCQIKITKDINGLCVTIPRGTRNISLDKQVNHA; encoded by the coding sequence ATGCCATCTGTTACTTTTATTTTACCTGATGGGAGTAAGAAAAGCTATGAAGCTGCAGAGGGAGAAACTCTGCTCAATTTAGCCCACAGAAGTGATCCAGATCTGCTTGAAGGTGCATGTGAAGGTTCTCTTGCTTGCTCTACATGCCACGTGATTATTGATCCAGAATTTTATGATGCTGTAGAAACGCATAATCCCATATCTGATGAGGAAAATGATATGTTAGACCTAGCTTTCGGCTTAACAGAGACGTCGAGGCTTGGATGCCAAATAAAAATCACAAAAGATATCAATGGCTTGTGTGTAACCATACCAAGGGGTACAAGAAACATATCATTAGATAAACAGGTGAATCATGCGTAA
- the cgtA gene encoding Obg family GTPase CgtA yields MGFIDEVKLCLKAGDGGDGCASFRREKFVEFGGPNGGNGGKGGNIVFISDANLNTLLHFRYRRHIKADSGKNGAGRDRSGTAGKDVILKVPVGAQIIDEESEEIIVDLDKPDMEFLIAQGGKGGLGNTNFKSSTNKAPRHFTYGQPGEEKHVLLKLKVLSDVGIIGMPNAGKSKFLTRCSNSDTKVGDYPFTTVRPHLGMVKVDDSEVVIADIPGIITDAHLGIGLGHKFLKHIERCQILLHLIDVTHDDVVSAYSCIHNELELYNSDLVEKEEIVVLNKCDLLREAEILEKKNHLANYLNKEVLCLSINGDLQPILRLLSEKLKKSNSKEIDVYDPFKM; encoded by the coding sequence ATGGGTTTTATAGACGAAGTAAAATTGTGTTTAAAAGCCGGTGACGGTGGTGATGGCTGTGCAAGTTTTCGTCGAGAAAAGTTCGTTGAATTTGGTGGTCCAAATGGTGGTAATGGAGGAAAGGGTGGAAACATAGTTTTCATCAGCGACGCTAATCTCAACACTTTGCTTCATTTTCGTTATAGAAGACACATTAAAGCAGATAGTGGAAAAAATGGTGCAGGCAGGGATAGATCTGGCACAGCAGGGAAAGACGTTATACTTAAAGTTCCAGTCGGTGCACAAATAATTGATGAAGAAAGTGAAGAGATAATAGTCGATCTTGACAAGCCTGATATGGAATTTTTAATAGCACAGGGTGGAAAAGGTGGACTTGGAAATACTAATTTTAAATCTTCTACTAATAAGGCACCAAGACATTTTACTTACGGTCAGCCTGGCGAAGAAAAACATGTATTATTAAAACTAAAAGTTTTATCAGATGTTGGAATTATTGGCATGCCAAACGCAGGTAAATCAAAATTTTTGACTCGCTGCTCAAATTCCGATACAAAAGTAGGCGATTATCCATTTACCACCGTAAGACCTCATTTAGGCATGGTAAAAGTGGATGATAGCGAAGTTGTAATAGCAGATATTCCTGGAATAATTACTGATGCTCACCTTGGAATTGGGCTCGGACATAAATTTTTAAAGCACATAGAAAGGTGTCAAATTTTATTGCATTTAATCGATGTAACTCACGATGACGTTGTTTCGGCTTATAGTTGTATCCATAATGAATTGGAACTTTACAATAGTGATCTTGTTGAAAAAGAAGAGATTGTAGTATTAAACAAATGCGACTTATTGAGGGAAGCAGAAATTCTGGAAAAGAAGAATCACCTAGCTAATTATCTCAATAAAGAAGTGCTGTGCTTATCAATTAATGGTGATTTACAGCCTATTTTAAGATTATTAAGTGAAAAATTGAAAAAGAGTAATTCTAAGGAAATCGATGTATATGATCCTTTTAAGATGTGA
- a CDS encoding cytochrome c-type biogenesis protein CcmH, with protein MRAVVSLLFILIFHSGVNAFTLDNKFRDKSMEKRATSLFEIIRCPICSGESLSESGSQIAYDMREAIRKKINDGYTDEEIISELKNSYGDSIIIVPSSTYILWFIPLTTLLIGCFLIRKYINTTT; from the coding sequence ATGAGAGCAGTAGTTAGTTTACTTTTCATATTGATATTCCACTCAGGCGTAAATGCTTTTACTCTGGATAATAAATTCAGAGATAAAAGCATGGAAAAACGAGCAACCAGTTTATTTGAAATAATAAGGTGTCCAATATGTTCTGGCGAATCATTGTCTGAATCTGGATCTCAGATCGCGTATGATATGCGAGAAGCAATTCGTAAAAAAATCAATGATGGATATACTGATGAAGAGATAATCTCAGAGCTAAAAAATTCTTATGGAGATTCAATTATAATCGTACCATCTAGCACTTACATTTTGTGGTTTATTCCACTTACAACTCTGCTTATTGGGTGTTTTCTAATACGAAAATACATCAATACAACCACTTAA
- the gltX gene encoding glutamate--tRNA ligase yields MLTRFAPSPTGYLHVGNVRTALVCWMYTRNQNGKFLLRFDDTDLQRSDVKYINNIIEDLKWIGIDWDASFKQSERFERYNEVFLQLIKEGHIYACYETREELEIKRKLQLKQGLPPVYNRSALLLTEQEKIRYEQEGRRPHFRFKLDRNEVVKWNDEVKGEINIATNSISDPVVKREDGMYTYMLPSAIDDVDFNVTHIVRGEDHVTNTAVQIQMIKALKAKIPMFAHLSLLHFDDSKISKRKGGLDIKSIKEDEIEPIALISYLAKLGTSDPIEAYVDIQSLIDSFDIKKFSSASAQFSLSEVYKLNSKVLQQMPFEMVQDRLNQIGVDSSEFWYFIRNNIERFSEVAKWWKICKSDIEPVILDKELIKIAFNALPQGDCNENTLSEWVKTIRQTVDIKAKDLFTQLRSALTGTETGPELAKLLIFIGKENIIARLKEK; encoded by the coding sequence ATGCTAACAAGATTCGCTCCAAGCCCAACTGGCTATCTCCATGTAGGAAATGTACGAACTGCTCTGGTTTGTTGGATGTACACACGCAATCAAAATGGAAAATTTTTACTCCGTTTTGATGATACTGACCTTCAGCGTTCAGATGTCAAATATATAAATAATATCATAGAAGACCTAAAATGGATTGGTATCGATTGGGATGCAAGTTTTAAGCAATCAGAGCGCTTTGAGCGCTATAACGAGGTGTTCTTGCAGTTAATAAAAGAAGGGCATATTTATGCATGCTATGAAACAAGAGAAGAGTTAGAAATTAAACGAAAATTGCAGTTAAAACAAGGACTTCCCCCGGTATATAACAGAAGCGCGTTACTTCTAACTGAGCAAGAGAAAATTCGTTATGAGCAAGAAGGAAGAAGACCACATTTTAGATTTAAGTTGGATAGAAATGAGGTTGTTAAATGGAATGATGAAGTTAAAGGCGAAATAAATATTGCAACCAATAGCATCAGCGACCCTGTGGTAAAAAGAGAAGATGGAATGTACACATACATGTTACCTTCTGCTATCGATGATGTTGACTTTAATGTAACCCATATTGTACGCGGGGAAGATCATGTAACTAATACAGCAGTGCAAATCCAAATGATTAAAGCATTAAAAGCGAAAATTCCTATGTTTGCTCACCTTTCTCTGCTACATTTTGATGATAGCAAGATATCGAAACGGAAAGGCGGGCTGGATATCAAATCTATAAAAGAAGATGAAATTGAACCAATTGCGCTAATTAGCTATTTAGCAAAACTTGGAACATCTGATCCGATAGAAGCTTATGTTGACATACAGTCTTTAATTGACTCATTTGACATTAAAAAATTTAGCTCAGCATCTGCACAATTCAGCTTGAGTGAAGTATATAAGCTAAATAGCAAAGTGCTGCAACAAATGCCATTTGAAATGGTGCAAGACCGTTTAAATCAAATTGGAGTGGACTCCTCAGAGTTTTGGTATTTTATAAGGAACAATATAGAAAGGTTTTCTGAGGTGGCCAAGTGGTGGAAAATATGCAAATCCGATATAGAGCCTGTGATTCTTGATAAGGAGCTTATAAAAATTGCGTTCAATGCATTGCCCCAAGGTGATTGTAATGAAAACACGTTGTCAGAATGGGTAAAAACTATTCGACAAACAGTGGATATAAAGGCAAAAGACCTATTTACGCAGTTGCGTTCAGCTTTAACAGGAACAGAAACAGGACCAGAGCTCGCTAAATTATTAATTTTTATCGGCAAAGAAAATATCATTGCAAGGTTAAAAGAAAAGTGA
- a CDS encoding GIY-YIG nuclease family protein codes for MQVPVSFQCLTLESSQLYMKSYYVYILASERNGTLYVGVTSNLIKRIYEHKSETVSSFTSKYGVYRLVYFEEFQDINLAITREKLLKSWQRKWKMNLIEKENPDWEDLYDKIV; via the coding sequence ATGCAAGTACCGGTGTCATTCCAGTGCTTGACACTGGAATCCAGTCAACTATATATGAAGAGTTATTATGTTTATATACTTGCAAGTGAACGCAACGGAACTTTATACGTAGGTGTGACATCAAATTTGATAAAACGAATTTATGAACATAAAAGTGAAACTGTTTCTAGTTTTACGTCAAAATACGGTGTTTATAGATTGGTTTATTTCGAAGAGTTCCAAGACATAAATTTAGCTATTACTAGAGAAAAGCTTTTAAAAAGTTGGCAAAGAAAATGGAAAATGAATTTAATCGAGAAAGAGAATCCAGACTGGGAGGATTTATATGATAAAATTGTGTAG
- a CDS encoding UDP-N-acetylmuramate--L-alanine ligase, whose protein sequence is MRILNYTIINLVMSKHLLLNINKTQKGIIHIIGIGGIGMSAIAEILHNSNYKVQGSDAQSNNNVDRLQKLGIEVFIGHNADNISQAQIVVHSSAIKSDNVELIAAKNNNKIVLHRSDMLAELLRDKYVIAVSGSSGKTTTTAMIASIFDHSGIDATVIVGGILNSYQSNSKLGKSDIFLIEADESDGTMLKIPANIAVITSINDDHMDHYGTFDNIKNAFSQFISKADFAVLPDSVGINYDASNSVMFGFEDANIKAVNIKQHANSIEFDVFIDDSCMVQNNWIPVSSTGMTKEKEQQEKTLMLFQKKWVSSQCLTLGSSPLKNTVLSNAIGIHKVSNALAAISVAIKLEISNAEIKKGLLEFKGVARRFSLIADIKGVKLIEDYAHHPNEIYATLTAARSITKGKVIGIIEPLRFARIRNFFDEFIRIFMMFDYVILTPVHPPEDKPIPGCGIDDIQKALVSNNTKIMNDALLISHFISDSTSPGDIVLFIGAGSNIAKLAKEAAKLIAETIQTSS, encoded by the coding sequence ATGAGGATTTTAAATTATACTATAATAAATTTAGTAATGAGTAAACATCTACTGCTAAATATTAACAAAACTCAAAAAGGAATAATACATATTATTGGTATAGGTGGAATTGGAATGAGCGCTATTGCTGAAATTCTTCACAATTCCAATTACAAAGTTCAAGGCAGTGATGCGCAGTCAAACAACAATGTAGATAGGTTACAAAAGCTAGGTATAGAGGTTTTTATTGGTCACAATGCTGATAATATAAGCCAAGCTCAAATAGTCGTACATTCTTCTGCAATAAAATCTGATAATGTGGAGTTAATTGCAGCAAAAAATAACAATAAAATCGTTTTGCATAGATCAGACATGCTTGCTGAACTTTTAAGAGATAAATATGTGATAGCAGTTTCAGGCTCAAGTGGAAAAACGACAACAACAGCAATGATTGCTTCCATTTTTGATCATTCTGGCATTGATGCGACTGTAATTGTAGGAGGAATACTAAATTCATACCAGAGTAATTCAAAACTTGGAAAGAGTGACATTTTTTTAATCGAAGCTGATGAGTCTGATGGAACCATGCTAAAAATTCCTGCAAATATTGCTGTCATAACGAGTATTAACGACGATCATATGGATCATTATGGTACATTCGACAATATTAAAAATGCGTTTTCTCAGTTTATAAGCAAAGCAGATTTTGCAGTTTTGCCTGATTCTGTAGGCATTAATTATGATGCAAGTAACTCTGTGATGTTTGGATTTGAGGATGCCAATATTAAAGCTGTTAATATTAAGCAGCATGCTAACAGCATAGAATTTGATGTGTTTATTGATGATAGTTGTATGGTTCAAAATAACTGGATCCCAGTGTCAAGCACTGGGATGACAAAGGAGAAGGAGCAACAGGAAAAGACGCTGATGTTGTTTCAAAAAAAATGGGTGTCATCCCAGTGCTTGACACTGGGATCCAGCCCTTTAAAAAACACAGTACTATCAAACGCAATAGGTATTCACAAAGTAAGCAACGCCTTAGCTGCAATATCAGTTGCGATAAAGCTCGAGATTAGCAATGCAGAGATTAAAAAAGGCCTTTTGGAATTCAAAGGAGTAGCAAGAAGATTTTCTTTAATTGCTGATATCAAAGGTGTTAAGTTAATTGAGGATTATGCCCATCATCCAAATGAAATATATGCAACTTTAACGGCTGCACGTTCGATTACTAAAGGAAAAGTAATAGGAATTATCGAACCACTTCGTTTTGCTCGCATTCGTAATTTTTTTGATGAATTCATACGAATTTTCATGATGTTTGATTATGTCATCCTTACTCCTGTTCATCCTCCAGAAGATAAGCCCATTCCTGGTTGTGGAATTGATGATATACAGAAAGCTCTAGTCAGTAATAACACAAAAATTATGAATGATGCTTTGCTCATTTCACATTTTATTAGTGATTCGACAAGTCCAGGTGATATAGTATTATTTATTGGTGCTGGTAGTAATATAGCTAAATTGGCAAAGGAAGCTGCGAAGCTCATAGCAGAAACTATACAAACATCTAGTTAA